In one Euleptes europaea isolate rEulEur1 chromosome 12, rEulEur1.hap1, whole genome shotgun sequence genomic region, the following are encoded:
- the MSANTD4 gene encoding myb/SANT-like DNA-binding domain-containing protein 4: MKQLKRKRKSNFSVQETQTLLKEIRKRREVLFSKQLNTTINEMKRKAWEEIAECVNAVGEGEQRTGTEVKRRYLDWRALMKRKRLNSNIKLVGAGFHLPSSDLDDSLNEDIDEKIGFSNESTFEWQNITDFREAGGSLTEVKVEEEEEDPQSFEFPIEEEEEILSSVLPDSKKESDLPDFTHIEEFGNLSSAQARLAYEDSHLLISLEKQKLELEKQRLDIEAERLQVEKERLQIEKERLRHIDLEHERLQLEKERLQMEREKLRLEALHAEKPSSENDSSQAEKPTAQPLDLETEKLKIEKERLQLEKERLQFLKFESEKLQIEKERLQVEKERLRIQREGHLQ, translated from the exons ATGAAAcaactaaaaagaaaaaggaaaagcaaTTTTAGTGTTCAAGAAACTCAAACACTGCTTAAGGAAATCCGAAAAAGGAGAGAAGTGCTTTTTTCTAAACAACTAAATACAACAATTAATGAAATGAAACGGAAGGCTTGGGAGGAAATAGCCGAGTGTGTGAATGCTGTAGGTGAAGGAGAGCAAAGGACAGGGACAGAAGTGAAAAGACGATACCTCGACTGGAGAGCCCTCATGAAGCGAAAGCGATTGAATTCCAACATCAAACTCGTAGGTGCTGGCTTTCACCTTCCTTCATCCGATTTGGATGATTCTCTCAATGAAGATATTGATGAGAAAATTGGattttcaaatgaatctacttttGAATGGCAGAATATCACAGACTTCCGGGAAGCAGGTGGATCGTTAACAGAAGtcaaagtggaagaagaagaggaagatccTCAGAGTTTTGAG TTTCCtattgaggaagaagaagagattcTGTCCTCAGTGTTGCCAGACTCCAAAAAGGAAAGTGATCTTCCTGATTTCACCCACATTGAGGAGTTTGGCAATCTGAGCTCTGCCCAAGCCAGGTTGGCTTACGAGGATTCCCATTTGCTCATCAGCCTGGAGAAACAGAAGCTGGAGCTGGAGAAGCAGCGCCTGGATATTGAAGCGGAGCGGCTGCAAGTCGAAAAGGAGCGGCTCCAGATCGAGAAAGAGCGGCTGCGGCACATTGACCTAGAGCACGAGAGGCTTCAGCTGGAAAAGGAGCGGCTGCAGATGGAGCGAGAAAAGCTGAGGCTGGAGGCTCTGCATGCCGAAAAGCCCTCCTCAGAGAACGACTCCAGCCAGGCAGAAAAGCCCACTGCGCAGCCCCTGGATCTAGAGACGGAAAAACTTAAAATTGAAAAGGAGCGTTTGCAGTTAGAGAAGGAGAGGCTGCAGTTCCTGAAGTTTGAATCGGAGAAGCTGCAAATCGAGAAGGAGCGCTTGCAAGTTGAAAAAGAACGCCTGCGGATTCAGCGGGAAGGGCACTTGCAGTGA